A window from Polyangium spumosum encodes these proteins:
- a CDS encoding AMP-binding protein, whose product MSPAFTFLPAKLRRRAETRGDELALGFLDNGEDVTDELTWGGLDTRVNDVAAVLVASFPEGTRILLLFPPGLDFVIAFLACLRAGRVAVPAIPPDPHKPARSLSRLAHLVRDAAPAAVLSTAAVEPYRPILEGAVPALAGMPWIDVREVPRASLTIDDPREEGLAFLQYTSGSTAEPKGVRILRRNLSHNLHVIHGVAPATPRASVSWLPQFHDMGLIEGILLPLDGGWPAWLMPPWAFLERPARWLSAIERFGATRSGGPNFAYDLCVRKIDPAARAKLDLSCWAQAYCGAEPIRASTLSAFAAAFAPSRFSASAWFPCYGLAEHTVLASCRTFAPFTVERLSAAALARGEAVEASGERGIDVVCVGEIPPLVTLRVVDPEIRVPLPDGHIGEIWLRSGSVADGYWGHDEATREVFGATLAGSVGAETFLRTGDLGYRRGDLLFLVGRQKDVLILRGENHHAHDVERTAEGAHPAIRRGCVCAVLLEDQGELGEARPVVVCEVGDSLDEAGRAAVIAAVHHVVSFEHGISVDIALVPKHTLPKTSSGKLQRRATAALLRSGEIEWPAPPAPLPDPPPGEESTIHAAQRALAKVTGLSLAEIDIEAPPARLPLDSLQAADAAAALGELLGRPLSLDAWGRAPTLRALLEGSGPLDTPWIQDLARPLPRPSPRRTGGGAILVTGGTGFVGRAVVDELARRNKRVLVLARGAAGPSALAGDVSLPHCGLAEDQYHALVRELDVVVHVAGAVNWVLPHGSLAPTNVGGTAEVIALCAAAGARLVHVSSQIVCHDGAALPGAVLGDDEPPSALHARLPRLPLGYASSKAAAELLVTRAREDGLSATIVRPSLVLAGKDGEASVDDVVAILLRACVEAAAAPDLDIPFSVCPRDHLARVLADLASAGPALVHVGDESRSLREVVAWLALAGHDVPLVPWESWLARIEALGLHRRGRLRGLWPFFRAGTLRHYERSRRAAILIDPAFRGDEPVDPAFLDDRLAAWRAASALPPPPRRGARATAASRALPEPPREVVVDGAVHEVQAARVLPAIAGSGLLSRLARGFCDRPVGVYPATLSLDDGRVLDVVLKAPARGDELRALCTGVARASSPALAAALETHGHWLDVAAADTRERALYALDPPALARVRPRCFSASGGAIGAPLVLERLSEGDQVEALDAIEKPWPLASVRRAALGLARLHAALRGPAAALSAVPFARPAGTGAAELVPLWEALFEHARTRIDADVARAAAPLLRDVGWAEALSCMPATLLHNDANPRNLALRRSQSDAEIVLYDWELASIGPGTRDLAELLCFTLSPETSADEVFPLVRAYAAIAAPGLDDEALRGALRASLAWLFLDRLTTYTVVSPVFDLPWLGRVLATWRRLASS is encoded by the coding sequence GTGAGCCCCGCCTTCACGTTCCTCCCCGCAAAACTACGTCGGCGCGCCGAAACGCGCGGGGACGAGCTCGCGCTCGGTTTCCTCGACAATGGCGAGGACGTCACGGACGAGCTCACCTGGGGCGGGCTCGATACACGCGTGAACGACGTGGCCGCCGTCCTCGTCGCGTCGTTCCCGGAGGGCACGCGTATCCTCTTGCTTTTCCCGCCGGGGCTCGATTTCGTGATCGCCTTCCTCGCCTGCCTCCGCGCAGGCAGGGTGGCCGTGCCGGCGATCCCGCCCGATCCCCACAAGCCGGCCCGGAGCCTCTCGCGGCTCGCCCACCTCGTGCGCGACGCCGCCCCCGCGGCGGTGCTGTCGACGGCCGCCGTGGAGCCTTATCGCCCGATCCTCGAAGGCGCCGTGCCCGCGCTCGCGGGTATGCCCTGGATCGACGTCCGCGAGGTCCCGCGCGCGAGCCTCACGATCGACGATCCCCGCGAGGAGGGCCTCGCCTTTTTGCAATACACCTCGGGCTCGACGGCCGAGCCCAAGGGCGTACGTATCCTGCGGCGGAACCTCTCCCATAACCTGCACGTCATTCACGGCGTCGCGCCCGCGACTCCACGCGCGTCCGTGAGCTGGCTCCCGCAATTCCACGACATGGGGCTCATCGAGGGGATCCTGCTCCCGCTCGACGGAGGCTGGCCCGCGTGGTTGATGCCGCCGTGGGCCTTCCTCGAGCGGCCCGCGCGGTGGCTCTCGGCCATCGAGCGATTCGGGGCGACGCGCAGCGGCGGGCCGAACTTCGCGTACGACCTCTGCGTGCGGAAGATCGACCCGGCCGCGCGCGCGAAGCTCGATCTCTCCTGCTGGGCGCAGGCGTATTGTGGCGCCGAGCCCATCCGCGCGAGCACGCTCTCCGCGTTCGCCGCCGCGTTCGCGCCGTCGCGGTTCTCCGCCTCCGCGTGGTTTCCGTGTTACGGGCTCGCCGAGCATACCGTGCTCGCCTCGTGCCGCACGTTTGCGCCCTTCACCGTCGAGCGCCTCTCGGCCGCGGCGCTCGCCCGGGGCGAGGCCGTGGAGGCGAGCGGCGAGCGCGGGATCGACGTGGTCTGCGTCGGAGAAATCCCGCCGCTCGTCACGCTGCGGGTGGTGGATCCGGAGATACGCGTGCCGCTCCCGGACGGGCATATCGGCGAAATATGGCTGCGCAGCGGCAGCGTCGCCGATGGATACTGGGGGCACGACGAGGCGACGCGCGAGGTGTTTGGCGCGACGCTCGCCGGATCGGTCGGAGCTGAAACCTTCCTCCGCACCGGCGACCTCGGTTATCGCCGCGGGGATCTGCTCTTCCTCGTGGGCCGGCAAAAGGACGTGCTCATCCTCCGCGGCGAGAACCACCACGCGCACGACGTCGAGCGCACGGCGGAGGGCGCGCACCCGGCGATCCGGCGAGGCTGCGTCTGCGCCGTTTTGCTCGAGGACCAGGGCGAGCTCGGGGAGGCGCGGCCCGTCGTGGTTTGCGAGGTGGGCGATTCACTCGACGAGGCGGGCCGCGCCGCGGTGATCGCCGCGGTCCATCACGTGGTGTCCTTCGAGCACGGGATCTCCGTCGATATCGCGCTCGTCCCGAAACACACGCTGCCGAAGACGTCGTCGGGCAAGCTCCAGCGGCGGGCGACGGCGGCGCTCCTCCGATCGGGCGAGATCGAATGGCCTGCTCCTCCGGCCCCCCTGCCGGATCCTCCGCCGGGGGAGGAGAGCACGATACACGCGGCGCAGCGCGCCCTCGCGAAGGTCACGGGGCTCTCTCTCGCCGAGATCGATATCGAAGCGCCCCCCGCTCGTTTGCCGCTCGACTCTTTGCAGGCCGCGGACGCCGCGGCGGCGCTGGGAGAGCTGCTCGGCCGGCCCCTCTCCCTCGACGCCTGGGGCCGAGCGCCGACGCTTCGCGCCCTCCTCGAGGGCTCGGGGCCGCTCGATACGCCGTGGATCCAGGACCTCGCGCGTCCCCTGCCGCGCCCTTCGCCGCGCCGAACGGGCGGCGGGGCCATTCTCGTCACGGGCGGGACGGGTTTCGTCGGGCGCGCCGTCGTCGACGAGCTCGCGCGGCGAAACAAGCGGGTGCTCGTGCTGGCGAGGGGAGCCGCTGGCCCCTCTGCTCTTGCGGGTGACGTCTCGTTGCCCCATTGCGGGCTCGCGGAGGACCAGTATCACGCGCTCGTCCGGGAGCTCGACGTGGTCGTGCACGTGGCCGGGGCCGTGAACTGGGTCTTGCCTCATGGATCCCTCGCGCCGACGAACGTGGGCGGGACGGCCGAGGTGATCGCCCTCTGCGCCGCCGCGGGGGCGCGCCTCGTCCACGTCTCCTCGCAGATCGTATGCCACGACGGCGCGGCCCTCCCGGGCGCGGTCCTCGGCGACGACGAGCCCCCCTCGGCCCTGCACGCGCGGCTCCCGCGCCTCCCGCTCGGTTATGCGTCCTCGAAGGCCGCCGCCGAGCTGCTCGTCACCAGGGCGCGAGAGGACGGGCTCTCCGCCACCATCGTGCGGCCCTCGCTCGTGCTCGCCGGAAAGGACGGCGAGGCGAGCGTGGACGACGTCGTGGCCATCCTGCTGCGCGCCTGCGTCGAGGCCGCCGCGGCCCCGGATCTCGATATCCCCTTTTCGGTTTGTCCTCGTGATCACCTCGCGCGTGTCCTCGCCGATCTCGCCTCCGCGGGGCCCGCGCTCGTCCACGTGGGCGACGAGTCGCGTAGCCTGCGCGAGGTGGTCGCGTGGCTGGCGCTCGCCGGTCATGACGTCCCCCTCGTGCCGTGGGAGTCGTGGCTCGCGCGTATCGAGGCGCTCGGCCTCCACCGGCGCGGGCGATTGCGAGGCCTCTGGCCCTTCTTCCGCGCCGGCACCTTGCGCCATTACGAACGCTCGCGGCGCGCCGCCATCCTCATCGACCCGGCCTTCCGCGGCGACGAGCCCGTCGACCCCGCGTTCCTCGACGATCGCCTCGCCGCGTGGAGGGCGGCCTCCGCGCTCCCGCCGCCGCCCCGCCGCGGCGCCCGCGCCACCGCGGCCTCACGCGCCTTGCCCGAGCCGCCTCGCGAGGTCGTCGTCGACGGCGCCGTGCACGAGGTCCAAGCCGCCCGCGTCCTTCCGGCCATCGCGGGCAGCGGCCTCTTGAGCCGCCTCGCGCGTGGCTTCTGCGATCGCCCCGTCGGCGTGTACCCGGCGACGCTCTCGCTCGACGACGGCCGCGTGCTCGACGTCGTCCTGAAGGCGCCCGCCCGCGGCGACGAGCTCCGCGCCCTTTGCACGGGCGTCGCGCGCGCCTCGAGCCCCGCCCTGGCCGCCGCGCTCGAGACCCACGGCCACTGGCTCGACGTCGCGGCGGCGGACACCCGCGAACGCGCGCTCTACGCGCTGGATCCTCCTGCCCTCGCCCGCGTACGACCCCGCTGCTTCTCCGCGTCCGGCGGCGCGATCGGCGCGCCGCTCGTCCTCGAGAGGTTGTCGGAAGGCGACCAGGTGGAGGCCCTCGACGCCATCGAAAAACCCTGGCCACTCGCCTCCGTGCGACGCGCCGCCCTCGGCCTCGCGCGCTTGCACGCGGCCTTGCGCGGGCCCGCCGCGGCGCTCTCCGCCGTGCCCTTCGCGCGGCCCGCGGGGACGGGCGCGGCCGAGCTCGTGCCCTTGTGGGAGGCGCTCTTCGAGCACGCGCGGACGCGTATCGACGCGGACGTCGCGCGGGCGGCGGCGCCCCTGCTCCGCGACGTCGGCTGGGCCGAGGCGCTCTCCTGCATGCCGGCGACGCTCCTGCACAACGACGCCAATCCGCGGAACCTCGCATTACGACGATCGCAGTCGGACGCGGAGATCGTCCTCTACGACTGGGAGCTCGCGTCGATCGGCCCCGGGACACGCGACCTCGCGGAGCTCCTCTGCTTCACGCTCTCCCCGGAGACGAGCGCCGACGAGGTGTTTCCGCTCGTGCGCGCGTACGCCGCCATCGCCGCGCCCGGCCTCGACGACGAGGCCCTGCGTGGCGCTCTCCGCGCCTCGCTCGCGTGGCTCTTCCTGGATCGATTGACCACGTACACGGTGGTCTCGCCGGTCTTCGATTTGCCGTGGCTCGGGCGGGTGCTCGCGACGTGGCGCAGGCTCGCCTCGTCATGA
- a CDS encoding serine/threonine-protein kinase: protein MRSGEIVDGRFELESKAGTGGMGTIWRARDLATQETVALKVLRDPDHGVDRFLAEARILARLEHPTIVRHVGHGVTSAGEPYLVMEWLAGEDLATRLSRGPLEIDASLALVRRVAEALGAAHARGVVHRDIKPSNIFLVERRFDRIKLLDFGIARLSSGDVLTRPSSVLGTPGYMAPEQARGDEVVGPRADVFSLGCVLFECLAGRPAFQGSHPMALLAKLLLEEPPELAIVRPDVSAPVSSLCARMLSKIPAQRPADGAALAAELASIPVTTSSSSPSVRSIPASRLSDSERRLLSIVAIAAGGRSSLDEVRRVAEPLGASVDALAGGTVLMVMRGAGNATDQAARAARAALTIHAASTARVIGLVTGRSDLADRLPVGELVELVAFLLDRARKNGRSGVIVDDVTRSLLDPRFEIEEQAGHAWLVREHARGDEIRTLLGNPSPFVGRERELRGLVELLEQEFDEQRAQAVLVTGPAGMGKSRLRQELLTELGRRVPDLGLAVGRADVMRSGAAFSVIASALRMLMQIEVGERRELQQQKVSAAVGALLSAEAAEGTAPFLGELVGAAFPDERNPRLRSARENAHLMAERIEAAWVEFMRAASRARPTLLVLEDLHWGDVSSVKLVDTALRELRDEPFAVVAFARPEIHDMFPRLWAERAQEVRLGPLPRRAATALVRSALGDDASEAFVVALVDRSEGNAFYLEELVRAVTEGRSGVLPETVLGMVEARLAALPSDVRHFLRAASVFGEVFWPNGVRRLLGGRRPVNVDAALDEAVAREIVTRRSSRRFVGEEEYAFRHALLREGAYAMLTERDRVLGHGLAGGWLERVGEPDPAVLAMHFERGGKGSRAAHWHARAAQTAMRGNDLQAGLRAVERGLAAGPADEVATDLWALRARIASASGDYEASLAAAEEALRRTTPGSIAHYIALEGAIGGAMLLGRHETLHDLSRRVLATEPAPNALSALARALAPLIAALAGSGDGDAFVFLEKLRAIMAATMDVEPSRAGALAYASAMVEKNLGRNPWLAREHALDAVRYLEQGGERHVVPVAAAMLVGVCTELGAFEEAESWLERTAARPSSMAAHVAAAYSGQLRLAQGRFEEAITISGAVADRAHGKDGNVVSAIGRLTLIEAHVERGAVAEAETLIDATSSREYPFVAAACAWFRARLLLARGRAAQAVTVARDALNLHWRIGPRGLERVLLTLAEALMAAGETQAARRALRDACDELDAREAAIGDPVYRRHFLTRVPANVRIRRLGREWS from the coding sequence ATGCGCAGCGGGGAGATCGTCGACGGGCGGTTCGAGCTGGAGTCCAAGGCCGGCACCGGCGGCATGGGGACCATCTGGCGCGCCCGCGACCTCGCGACGCAGGAGACCGTCGCCCTCAAGGTCCTGCGCGACCCCGATCACGGCGTCGACCGATTCCTGGCCGAGGCGCGTATCCTCGCGCGGCTCGAGCACCCGACCATCGTCCGGCACGTCGGGCACGGCGTCACGAGCGCCGGCGAGCCGTACCTCGTCATGGAGTGGCTCGCGGGCGAGGACCTCGCGACCCGCCTCTCGCGCGGGCCCCTCGAAATCGACGCCAGCCTCGCGCTCGTCCGCCGCGTCGCCGAGGCCCTCGGCGCCGCGCACGCGCGCGGCGTCGTCCACCGGGACATCAAGCCGAGCAACATCTTCCTCGTCGAGCGCCGCTTCGACCGTATCAAGCTCCTCGATTTCGGCATCGCGCGCCTCTCCTCCGGGGACGTGCTCACGCGCCCGAGCTCCGTGCTCGGCACCCCCGGCTACATGGCCCCCGAGCAGGCGCGCGGCGACGAGGTCGTCGGCCCACGCGCCGACGTGTTCTCCCTCGGCTGCGTCCTCTTCGAGTGTTTGGCGGGACGACCGGCCTTCCAGGGCTCCCACCCGATGGCGCTGCTCGCGAAGCTCCTCCTCGAAGAGCCCCCGGAGCTCGCGATCGTGCGCCCGGACGTCTCCGCCCCCGTCTCGAGCCTCTGCGCCCGCATGCTCTCCAAGATCCCCGCCCAGAGGCCGGCCGACGGGGCGGCGCTCGCGGCCGAGCTCGCGTCCATTCCCGTGACGACCTCGTCGAGCTCGCCGTCCGTGCGCAGCATCCCCGCCTCTCGGCTCAGCGACAGCGAGCGGCGGCTCCTGTCGATCGTCGCCATCGCGGCCGGCGGGCGCAGCTCGCTCGACGAGGTCCGTCGTGTCGCCGAGCCCCTCGGCGCGTCCGTCGACGCGCTCGCGGGGGGCACCGTCCTCATGGTCATGCGTGGCGCCGGCAATGCGACCGATCAGGCGGCGCGCGCGGCGCGCGCGGCGCTCACGATCCACGCCGCCTCGACGGCGCGCGTCATCGGGCTCGTGACGGGCCGCAGCGACCTCGCCGATCGGCTCCCCGTCGGCGAGCTCGTCGAGCTCGTGGCCTTCCTGCTCGATCGCGCCAGGAAAAACGGGCGGTCGGGGGTGATCGTCGACGACGTCACGCGCTCGCTGCTCGACCCTCGGTTCGAGATCGAGGAGCAGGCCGGCCACGCGTGGCTCGTCCGCGAGCACGCGCGTGGCGACGAGATCCGCACCCTGCTCGGCAACCCGAGCCCCTTCGTCGGCCGGGAGCGCGAGCTGCGCGGGCTCGTCGAGCTGCTCGAGCAGGAGTTCGACGAGCAGCGGGCGCAGGCCGTCCTGGTCACGGGGCCCGCGGGCATGGGCAAATCGCGCCTGCGGCAGGAGCTCCTCACGGAGCTCGGCCGCCGGGTCCCCGACCTCGGCCTCGCGGTCGGCCGCGCCGACGTCATGCGCTCGGGCGCCGCCTTTTCGGTGATCGCCTCCGCGCTGCGTATGCTCATGCAAATCGAGGTCGGCGAGCGGCGCGAGCTCCAGCAGCAAAAGGTCTCGGCGGCCGTGGGCGCCTTGCTCTCGGCGGAGGCGGCCGAGGGCACGGCGCCCTTCCTCGGCGAGCTCGTGGGCGCGGCCTTCCCCGACGAGCGAAACCCGCGGCTGCGGTCGGCGCGCGAGAATGCGCACCTCATGGCCGAGCGAATCGAGGCGGCCTGGGTCGAGTTCATGCGCGCGGCGTCCCGGGCCCGGCCCACGCTCCTCGTGCTCGAGGACCTGCACTGGGGGGACGTCTCGTCGGTCAAGCTCGTGGACACGGCGCTCCGCGAGCTCCGGGACGAACCCTTCGCGGTGGTCGCGTTCGCCCGGCCCGAGATCCACGACATGTTCCCGCGGCTCTGGGCGGAGCGCGCGCAGGAGGTCCGGCTCGGCCCCTTGCCTCGCCGCGCCGCGACGGCGCTCGTGCGCTCCGCGCTCGGCGACGACGCCTCCGAGGCGTTCGTCGTGGCCCTCGTCGACAGGTCCGAGGGCAATGCGTTTTACCTGGAAGAGCTCGTCCGGGCCGTCACGGAGGGCCGGAGCGGCGTTTTGCCGGAGACCGTGCTCGGCATGGTCGAGGCCCGGCTCGCCGCGCTCCCGTCCGACGTCCGCCATTTCCTGCGCGCGGCGAGCGTCTTCGGCGAGGTGTTCTGGCCCAACGGCGTGCGGCGGCTGCTCGGCGGGCGCCGGCCGGTGAACGTGGACGCCGCGCTCGACGAGGCCGTCGCGCGCGAGATCGTGACGCGCCGGAGCTCGCGGCGCTTCGTGGGCGAGGAAGAGTATGCCTTCCGGCACGCGCTCCTCCGCGAGGGGGCGTATGCCATGTTGACGGAGCGGGATCGTGTCCTCGGCCATGGGCTCGCGGGCGGTTGGCTCGAGCGCGTGGGCGAGCCCGACCCCGCGGTCCTGGCGATGCATTTCGAGCGAGGCGGCAAGGGCTCGCGGGCCGCCCACTGGCACGCGCGCGCGGCCCAGACGGCGATGCGCGGCAACGACCTCCAGGCGGGGCTACGCGCGGTCGAGCGGGGCCTCGCCGCCGGGCCCGCCGACGAGGTCGCGACGGACCTCTGGGCGCTCCGGGCCCGCATCGCCTCGGCGTCCGGCGATTACGAGGCCTCGCTCGCCGCGGCCGAGGAGGCCCTGCGGCGCACGACCCCCGGCTCCATCGCCCATTACATCGCGCTCGAGGGCGCCATCGGGGGCGCCATGTTGCTCGGCCGGCACGAGACCCTGCACGACCTCAGCCGGCGCGTCCTCGCGACGGAGCCCGCCCCGAACGCGCTCTCGGCGCTCGCGCGGGCGCTCGCCCCGCTCATCGCGGCGCTCGCGGGGAGCGGCGACGGCGACGCGTTCGTCTTCCTCGAGAAGCTGCGCGCGATCATGGCGGCCACGATGGACGTGGAGCCGTCGAGGGCCGGCGCGCTCGCGTACGCGTCGGCGATGGTGGAGAAGAACCTCGGCCGCAATCCGTGGCTCGCGAGAGAGCACGCGCTCGACGCCGTGCGCTATCTGGAGCAAGGCGGCGAGCGCCACGTCGTCCCCGTCGCCGCGGCGATGCTCGTCGGCGTCTGCACCGAGCTCGGCGCGTTCGAGGAGGCCGAGTCGTGGCTCGAACGCACGGCGGCGCGCCCTTCCAGCATGGCGGCGCACGTGGCCGCGGCGTACTCCGGCCAGCTCCGGCTCGCGCAGGGCCGCTTCGAGGAGGCCATCACGATCTCGGGCGCCGTCGCGGATCGCGCGCACGGCAAGGACGGCAACGTCGTCAGCGCCATCGGCCGCCTCACGCTCATCGAGGCCCACGTCGAGCGAGGCGCCGTGGCGGAGGCGGAGACCTTGATCGACGCCACGAGCAGCCGCGAATACCCGTTCGTGGCGGCCGCCTGCGCGTGGTTCCGCGCGAGGCTCCTGCTCGCGCGTGGCCGCGCCGCCCAGGCCGTGACGGTCGCCCGCGACGCCCTCAACCTCCACTGGCGCATCGGCCCGCGTGGGCTCGAGCGCGTGCTCCTCACGCTCGCGGAGGCCCTCATGGCCGCCGGGGAGACGCAGGCCGCGAGGCGCGCGCTGCGCGACGCCTGCGACGAGCTCGACGCGCGAGAAGCCGCGATCGGCGACCCGGTCTACCGCCGGCATTTCCTCACGCGTGTCCCCGCGAACGTGCGCATCCGGAGGCTCGGCCGCGAGTGGTCATGA
- a CDS encoding class I SAM-dependent methyltransferase — protein sequence MTTTEASIPQQTKPRMEDNACPGCGGRDADFLLEAEDDLTGKPGRFRFVRCRACGLAHQRPRIVQADIGAYYDSEYIAHRKKKDWGVFTPLYEWGMNGHDRRKVELCGRYVPLRRGMRVLDIGCAVGSFLQMLRKGYGAAVTGVDFKDLRGHPLLEGVDFRVGVLADVDFGETRFDLITMWHFLEHDYEPLQTLERARGLLAPGGRIVVEVPRLDSTTFRLFKDRWPGLQAPQHTVLFDWSTLRAMCQKSGLSIVDHLPWGAFPAYFYLFAGAAFHVLRGKGLDVGKAIGPYFAGQLALSPILLFEKQLNLAMQTIVLENPASGNSP from the coding sequence ATGACGACGACCGAGGCCTCGATCCCGCAGCAAACCAAGCCCCGCATGGAAGACAACGCCTGCCCTGGTTGCGGCGGGCGTGACGCCGATTTCCTCCTCGAGGCCGAGGACGACCTCACCGGCAAACCCGGCCGCTTCCGCTTCGTCCGTTGCCGCGCGTGTGGCCTCGCCCATCAGAGGCCGCGTATCGTCCAGGCCGACATCGGCGCCTATTACGATTCCGAGTACATCGCCCACCGCAAAAAGAAAGATTGGGGCGTGTTCACGCCGCTCTACGAGTGGGGCATGAACGGGCACGACCGCCGCAAGGTCGAGCTCTGCGGCAGGTACGTCCCCTTGCGCCGCGGCATGCGCGTGCTCGATATCGGCTGCGCCGTGGGCAGCTTCCTGCAGATGCTCCGCAAAGGATACGGCGCCGCCGTCACCGGCGTCGACTTCAAGGATCTCCGCGGCCATCCGCTGCTCGAAGGCGTCGATTTCCGCGTAGGCGTGCTCGCCGACGTCGATTTCGGAGAGACGCGCTTCGACCTCATCACGATGTGGCATTTCCTGGAGCACGATTACGAGCCTCTGCAGACGCTCGAACGCGCGCGGGGCTTGCTCGCGCCCGGGGGGCGTATCGTCGTCGAGGTGCCGCGCCTCGATTCGACGACCTTCCGGCTCTTCAAGGACCGCTGGCCCGGGCTCCAGGCGCCACAACACACCGTGCTCTTCGACTGGAGCACGCTCCGCGCGATGTGCCAGAAGAGCGGCCTCTCCATCGTCGACCACCTGCCCTGGGGCGCGTTCCCGGCCTATTTCTACCTCTTCGCGGGCGCGGCGTTCCACGTGCTCCGCGGAAAGGGGCTCGACGTGGGCAAGGCGATCGGCCCGTACTTCGCGGGACAACTCGCGCTCTCGCCGATCTTGCTCTTCGAGAAGCAGCTCAACCTCGCCATGCAGACGATCGTCCTGGAAAACCCCGCGTCGGGGAACTCGCCGTGA
- a CDS encoding 1-acyl-sn-glycerol-3-phosphate acyltransferase: MSLQRIRAVVALVLTILFVTALSPLFVVVRLLFGRRAAAEKLGAWAASVVLGLAGISVEVRAPVFPLPERRVVYVSNHTSSIDLFVLLSLCLPRAWFFMKRGAWVFPPGAIVAMCVGTFFTVPQAYTEKRRELFAAACEVLRRTGDAVYLSPEGTRVTTGSVGPFNKGAFHLAAALGAPMVPLYLEIPKSDNPGKSWVMPRTKVIVHVLPDVDTSDWRPETAREHADHVRGVYQAFEAERAAA, encoded by the coding sequence GTGAGCCTCCAGCGCATTCGGGCCGTCGTCGCCCTCGTGCTGACCATTCTTTTCGTCACGGCGCTCTCGCCGCTCTTCGTCGTCGTGCGGCTCCTCTTCGGCCGGCGCGCCGCGGCCGAGAAGCTCGGGGCCTGGGCCGCGTCCGTGGTCCTCGGCCTCGCCGGCATCTCGGTCGAGGTGCGCGCGCCCGTGTTCCCGCTGCCGGAGCGCCGCGTCGTGTACGTCTCGAATCACACCTCCTCGATCGATCTCTTCGTGCTGCTCTCGCTCTGCCTGCCGCGCGCGTGGTTCTTCATGAAGCGCGGCGCGTGGGTCTTCCCGCCGGGCGCGATCGTGGCCATGTGCGTGGGCACGTTTTTCACGGTGCCCCAGGCGTACACCGAGAAACGCCGCGAGCTCTTCGCCGCCGCGTGTGAGGTGCTCCGAAGAACCGGCGACGCGGTGTATCTGAGCCCCGAAGGGACACGCGTGACGACCGGCTCCGTGGGGCCGTTCAACAAGGGCGCGTTTCACCTGGCGGCCGCGCTCGGGGCGCCGATGGTCCCGCTCTACCTCGAAATTCCGAAATCGGACAACCCGGGCAAGAGCTGGGTCATGCCGCGGACGAAGGTGATCGTCCACGTCCTGCCCGACGTCGACACGAGCGATTGGCGGCCCGAGACCGCGCGCGAGCACGCCGACCACGTGCGCGGCGTCTATCAGGCCTTCGAGGCCGAGCGAGCCGCGGCGTGA